From one Natronorubrum sediminis genomic stretch:
- a CDS encoding DUF7504 family protein, with protein sequence MSSRDSWGETTSEGKFTKTLSQLKRSGASVLVVGAVDTDYRRDICHRLLGQSAAQSRHRVLVSTLGRPYRTTDVLDAAQLSSDPLELISYETHARSVSTDNNESTFEERSSPALEQTPARTTSLTDLAVEISRAVDTLEASNDGFEPAALRVGVDSLVPLLEEYGVERVFKFVHLTTGKVQDSSGMIHYHLPLERDADAVSLLEPLFDIVVELRERDGAFQEQWSINEGNRSSGWISRE encoded by the coding sequence ATGAGTTCGCGAGACAGCTGGGGTGAGACGACCAGCGAGGGGAAGTTTACCAAAACGTTGTCACAACTGAAACGTTCGGGTGCAAGCGTCCTCGTCGTCGGTGCCGTCGATACTGACTACCGCCGAGATATTTGTCACCGTCTCCTGGGCCAATCGGCTGCCCAGTCACGCCATCGTGTTCTGGTCTCTACCCTCGGCCGACCGTACCGAACCACCGACGTGCTCGACGCAGCGCAACTGTCGTCCGACCCCCTCGAACTCATCAGCTACGAAACACACGCCCGGAGCGTCAGTACCGACAACAACGAGTCTACGTTCGAGGAACGTTCGTCGCCTGCGCTCGAGCAAACACCCGCGAGAACGACGTCACTTACCGACCTCGCCGTCGAAATATCGAGGGCGGTCGACACGCTCGAGGCGAGCAACGACGGATTCGAACCCGCAGCCCTCCGCGTCGGTGTCGACTCACTGGTGCCACTGCTCGAGGAATACGGCGTCGAACGTGTTTTCAAGTTCGTGCATCTGACCACCGGCAAAGTACAGGACTCAAGCGGCATGATCCACTATCACCTCCCACTCGAGCGCGACGCAGACGCCGTCTCCCTTCTCGAACCACTGTTTGACATCGTCGTCGAGCTTCGCGAACGAGACGGAGCGTTCCAAGAACAGTGGTCGATCAACGAGGGTAACCGCAGTTCCGGTTGGATCTCGCGCGAGTAG
- a CDS encoding DUF5781 family protein, translating to MDLRVQGAGPTSPFLGARDLFETEHDLSLPVHVHLRDDPDERTWAGHYDDRHVLNISKQAASSAMARELALHEFSHMARYEQAHPSHTQSTEEVLYLGLAGKSVERRKLSHCYQIANHMKDIYADDITLTVGPGEKLLSFLESSLAMAVADRPETPSRSGLTRRSASADPDITAVNAAFALALAERHDLVEDDHRLYDLAYAAAMDAPSVDFEGFKRRFRELVANPDSSTYRQMLVDATRAYVDNGGVTGE from the coding sequence ATGGATCTCCGCGTACAGGGTGCAGGGCCGACTTCTCCGTTCCTCGGGGCCCGTGACCTCTTCGAAACGGAACACGATCTCTCGTTGCCCGTCCACGTCCACCTCCGAGACGACCCAGACGAACGAACCTGGGCCGGACACTACGACGACCGACACGTCCTGAACATCTCGAAGCAAGCCGCCTCGAGCGCGATGGCTCGCGAACTTGCCCTTCACGAGTTCTCCCATATGGCCAGGTACGAGCAGGCCCACCCTTCCCACACTCAATCGACAGAAGAGGTTCTCTACCTCGGGTTGGCCGGCAAGAGCGTCGAGCGCCGAAAGCTCTCGCATTGCTACCAGATCGCAAATCACATGAAGGATATCTACGCCGACGACATCACGCTCACCGTCGGTCCCGGCGAAAAACTCCTGTCGTTCCTCGAGTCCAGCCTCGCGATGGCCGTCGCCGACCGACCCGAGACGCCGTCTCGGTCAGGACTCACGCGCCGCTCTGCGAGTGCAGATCCGGATATCACGGCCGTCAACGCCGCGTTCGCGCTCGCACTGGCCGAACGTCACGACCTCGTCGAGGACGACCACCGACTGTACGATCTCGCGTACGCCGCCGCGATGGACGCGCCGAGCGTCGACTTCGAGGGGTTCAAACGCCGCTTTCGCGAACTCGTCGCGAATCCGGACTCGAGTACGTATCGACAGATGCTCGTCGATGCGACCCGCGCATACGTCGATAACGGTGGAGTCACAGGAGAGTAA
- a CDS encoding elongation factor EF-2, with protein sequence MGRRKKIVQECERLMDEPENIRNIAIAAHVDHGKTTLSDNLLAGAGMISDETAGEQLAMDTEEDEQERGITIDAANVSMTHEYEDTNHLINLIDTPGHVDFGGDVTRAMRAVDGALVVVDAVEGAMPQTETVLRQALREGVKPTLFINKVDRLISELQEGPEEMQQRLVSVINDVNELIRGMTEEMDDIDDWTVSVEDGTVGFGSALYKWGVSMPSMQATGMDFAEIMELERADKRQKLHEKTPLSDVVLDMVCEHFPNPVDAQPRRIPRIWRGDDESELAEGMRLVDESGEVVFMVTDIGMDPHAGEIASGRVFSGTLEKGQELYVSGTAGKNRVQSVGIYMGGEREEVDNVPAGNIAAVTGLRDAIAGSTVSSVEMTPFESIEHISEPVITKSVEAQTMDDLPKLIETLRQVSKEDPTIQITINEDTGEHLISGQGELHLEVITQRIEKNQGIPVNTGEPIVVYREQSQQPSDEIEGISPNRHNRFYVSVEPMSDELVDTIKLGEASMDMPEQERREALQEAGMDKDDSQEVEHIHGTNILIDDTKGIQHLNETMELVIEGFEDALDNGPLANEPVQGTLIRLHDARLHEDTIHRGPAQVIPATRNALHKALIDGRIKLLEPMQDARIDVPNDHMGAASGEIQGRRGRVDDMYQEGDLMVVEGIAPVDEMIGFASDIRSATEGRAAWNTENAGFEVMSDSLQREKIMEIRERKGMKLELPPSIDYI encoded by the coding sequence ATGGGCCGACGCAAGAAAATCGTCCAAGAGTGTGAACGGTTGATGGACGAACCGGAGAACATCCGGAACATCGCCATCGCCGCTCACGTCGATCACGGAAAAACAACCCTTTCTGACAATCTCCTCGCTGGTGCCGGCATGATCTCCGACGAGACTGCCGGCGAACAGCTCGCGATGGACACGGAAGAAGACGAACAAGAACGTGGGATCACCATCGACGCGGCGAACGTTTCGATGACCCACGAGTACGAGGATACCAACCACCTCATCAACCTCATCGACACGCCCGGCCACGTCGACTTCGGTGGCGACGTGACCCGTGCGATGCGCGCCGTCGACGGTGCGCTCGTCGTCGTCGACGCCGTCGAGGGTGCCATGCCACAGACCGAAACGGTTCTGCGACAGGCACTCCGCGAGGGCGTCAAGCCGACCCTGTTCATCAACAAGGTCGACCGTCTGATCTCCGAACTGCAGGAAGGTCCCGAGGAGATGCAACAGCGCCTCGTCTCGGTCATCAACGACGTCAACGAACTCATTCGTGGCATGACCGAGGAGATGGACGACATCGACGACTGGACCGTCTCCGTCGAGGACGGCACCGTCGGCTTCGGTTCCGCACTGTACAAGTGGGGTGTCTCGATGCCGTCGATGCAGGCCACCGGCATGGACTTCGCCGAGATCATGGAACTCGAGCGCGCCGACAAGCGCCAGAAACTCCACGAGAAGACGCCGCTGTCGGACGTCGTACTCGACATGGTCTGTGAGCACTTCCCGAACCCCGTCGACGCGCAGCCACGGCGTATCCCACGCATCTGGCGTGGTGACGACGAATCTGAACTCGCAGAGGGCATGCGCCTCGTCGACGAATCCGGCGAGGTCGTCTTCATGGTCACCGACATCGGGATGGACCCACACGCCGGCGAAATCGCCTCCGGTCGTGTCTTCTCGGGAACGCTCGAGAAGGGCCAGGAGCTCTACGTCTCCGGGACCGCGGGCAAGAACCGCGTCCAGTCCGTCGGGATCTACATGGGTGGCGAGCGCGAGGAAGTCGACAACGTTCCCGCGGGGAACATCGCAGCCGTCACCGGCCTGCGAGACGCCATCGCGGGCTCGACGGTCTCTTCCGTCGAGATGACGCCGTTCGAGTCGATCGAGCACATCTCGGAACCGGTCATTACAAAGAGCGTCGAGGCCCAGACGATGGACGACCTCCCAAAGCTCATCGAGACGCTGCGCCAGGTCTCCAAGGAGGACCCGACGATCCAGATTACGATCAACGAGGACACCGGCGAGCACCTGATCTCCGGACAGGGTGAACTCCACCTCGAGGTCATCACCCAGCGTATCGAGAAGAACCAGGGCATTCCGGTCAACACCGGTGAACCGATCGTCGTCTACCGCGAGCAGTCCCAGCAGCCAAGCGACGAGATCGAAGGCATCTCGCCGAACCGCCACAACCGTTTCTACGTCTCCGTCGAGCCGATGTCGGACGAACTCGTCGACACGATCAAGCTGGGCGAGGCGTCGATGGACATGCCAGAGCAGGAGCGTCGAGAGGCTCTGCAAGAGGCCGGCATGGACAAAGACGACTCCCAGGAAGTCGAGCACATCCACGGGACGAACATCCTCATCGACGATACGAAGGGGATTCAGCACCTGAACGAGACGATGGAACTCGTGATCGAGGGATTCGAGGACGCCCTCGACAACGGGCCGCTCGCGAACGAGCCGGTTCAGGGGACCCTCATTCGACTCCACGACGCTCGACTCCACGAGGACACCATTCACCGCGGCCCGGCACAGGTCATTCCGGCAACCCGAAACGCGCTCCACAAGGCGCTGATCGACGGGAGGATCAAGCTGCTCGAGCCGATGCAGGACGCTCGTATCGACGTGCCAAACGACCACATGGGTGCCGCCTCCGGCGAGATCCAGGGTCGACGTGGCCGCGTCGACGACATGTACCAGGAGGGTGACCTCATGGTCGTCGAGGGTATCGCACCCGTCGACGAGATGATCGGCTTCGCGAGCGACATCCGCTCCGCGACCGAAGGTCGCGCCGCCTGGAACACCGAGAACGCCGGCTTCGAGGTCATGTCCGACTCCCTCCAGCGCGAAAAGATCATGGAGATCCGCGAGCGCAAGGGCATGAAGCTCGAGTTGCCGCCGAGTATCGACTACATCTAA
- the serS gene encoding serine--tRNA ligase, translating to MLDRTYLRENPQEVRDALEARGADVDLDDLLEIDERWRELKARGDELRHERNQVTQRIGELVADGKQDEKDEAITQSKELKAEIEDVEAEAAELREELDERMLEVPQLPDESVPKGVDERHNVEDRRWGFEDLRVDADEITPHYELGENLDIIDEGRGAKTTGSGFYFLKGDGARLEHALVQFMMDVHREQEYVDLFPPIPVSSESMRGTGQLPKFADDAYRLGASNEEDYDDDDLWLCPTAEVPVTNMYADEILLKDDLPLKHQAYTPNFRREAGEHGTETRGIVRVHQFNKVELVNFVEPEESYDRLEELLSEAEEVLRRLELPYRILELCTGDLTFASAKTYDIEIWAPGDDMDVGPEEGGRWLEVSSASNFEDFQARRAGLRYRPERHESAEYLHTLNASGLALPRVMVAILEYYQNDDGTVTIPEPLRPYMGGQEVIEGHEKVGEAALGAGERE from the coding sequence ATGCTCGACCGGACTTATCTTCGCGAGAACCCCCAAGAGGTACGCGACGCGCTCGAGGCCCGCGGTGCAGACGTCGACCTCGACGACCTCCTCGAGATCGACGAACGGTGGCGAGAACTGAAAGCTCGCGGTGACGAACTGCGCCACGAGCGCAATCAGGTCACCCAACGAATTGGCGAATTAGTCGCCGACGGCAAACAGGACGAAAAGGACGAGGCGATCACCCAGTCGAAGGAGCTGAAAGCCGAAATCGAGGACGTCGAAGCCGAAGCCGCCGAGTTGCGCGAGGAACTCGACGAGCGAATGCTCGAGGTTCCCCAACTCCCAGACGAAAGCGTCCCGAAAGGGGTCGACGAGCGCCACAACGTCGAGGACCGGCGCTGGGGCTTCGAGGACCTCCGCGTCGACGCCGACGAAATCACCCCCCACTACGAACTCGGCGAGAATCTCGACATCATCGACGAAGGCCGCGGCGCGAAGACGACGGGCTCTGGCTTTTACTTCCTCAAAGGCGACGGCGCACGACTCGAGCACGCCCTCGTCCAGTTCATGATGGACGTCCACCGCGAGCAGGAGTACGTCGATCTCTTCCCGCCGATTCCCGTCTCGAGCGAATCGATGCGCGGCACCGGCCAGCTCCCGAAGTTCGCGGACGACGCCTACCGACTGGGCGCCAGCAACGAAGAGGACTACGACGACGACGACCTCTGGCTCTGTCCGACCGCGGAGGTTCCCGTCACCAACATGTACGCCGACGAGATCCTCCTCAAAGACGACCTCCCGCTCAAACACCAGGCCTACACCCCGAATTTCCGCCGGGAGGCCGGCGAACACGGCACCGAAACCCGCGGCATCGTCCGCGTCCACCAGTTCAACAAGGTCGAACTCGTCAACTTCGTCGAACCCGAGGAAAGCTATGACCGACTCGAGGAGCTCCTCTCGGAAGCCGAAGAAGTCCTGCGCCGACTGGAACTTCCGTATCGCATCCTCGAACTCTGTACCGGCGACCTGACCTTCGCGAGCGCGAAGACCTACGACATCGAAATCTGGGCCCCCGGCGACGACATGGATGTCGGCCCCGAAGAAGGCGGCCGCTGGCTCGAGGTCTCGAGCGCGTCGAACTTCGAGGACTTTCAGGCCCGACGCGCCGGGCTGCGCTATCGCCCTGAGCGCCACGAGTCGGCCGAGTACCTCCACACCCTGAACGCCTCGGGGCTCGCACTCCCCCGCGTGATGGTCGCGATCCTCGAGTACTACCAGAACGACGACGGCACGGTGACGATCCCCGAACCGTTGCGGCCGTACATGGGCGGCCAGGAGGTCATCGAGGGCCACGAGAAGGTCGGCGAGGCCGCACTCGGTGCGGGCGAACGAGAGTAA
- a CDS encoding potassium channel family protein, translated as MDPLEGEASSASVEYEPVSVKDVLVEMKDTAELLIDLSYSAVLHRNADLAHEVLRLEERMNVLELRARMSLMMAVRKPADAEELAPVLGIVAATDSISDAAGDIAKIVLEEMGLPDAMRAALPEAAETLVRGVVDPNSAYAGRTLADIDLESETGVRVIALRRGDEWLLNPGPETTIEGDDVALLRGPDPAIGEVCTELTGETFEPPTIDDPGIPDLERAVDTIVHMKNLSELAVDLAYSSVLFDSAELAEEVRNLEVEVDAMQSRFEAWTLRAAADADNPVVLRGLIRLGTSTEVISDAAVDISEGVLRDIDVHPVVQQAVQESDEIITRVEVKPESELDGTAVVAGVPDVESTMSVIAIRRPGDGWLLVADSDAELRGGDVLISKGTRTAADAFDALSTV; from the coding sequence ATGGACCCGCTCGAGGGCGAAGCGTCGTCGGCATCGGTCGAGTACGAGCCCGTCAGCGTCAAGGACGTCCTCGTCGAGATGAAAGACACCGCAGAGTTGCTCATCGACCTCTCGTATTCGGCCGTCCTTCACCGAAACGCGGACCTCGCACACGAAGTATTGCGCTTAGAAGAGCGAATGAACGTCCTCGAGCTTCGCGCGCGGATGAGCCTTATGATGGCCGTCCGGAAGCCGGCGGACGCTGAAGAACTCGCGCCGGTGTTAGGGATCGTCGCGGCAACGGACTCGATCAGCGATGCGGCCGGCGACATCGCGAAGATCGTCTTAGAGGAGATGGGACTGCCCGATGCGATGCGGGCGGCGCTTCCGGAAGCCGCCGAAACCCTCGTTCGAGGCGTCGTCGACCCGAACTCCGCGTACGCAGGTCGAACGCTCGCGGATATCGACCTCGAGTCCGAAACGGGCGTTCGCGTGATTGCCCTCCGTCGCGGGGACGAGTGGCTGCTCAATCCCGGGCCGGAGACGACCATCGAGGGAGATGACGTCGCGCTCCTTCGCGGACCCGACCCGGCGATCGGTGAGGTCTGTACGGAACTCACCGGTGAGACGTTCGAGCCCCCGACGATCGACGACCCGGGTATTCCGGATCTCGAGCGAGCGGTCGATACGATCGTCCACATGAAGAACCTCTCCGAGCTAGCGGTCGATCTGGCTTACAGCAGCGTCTTGTTCGACAGCGCAGAGTTAGCAGAGGAAGTTCGTAACCTCGAGGTCGAAGTCGACGCGATGCAGTCACGATTCGAGGCGTGGACGTTGCGCGCGGCCGCAGATGCGGACAATCCGGTTGTCTTGCGTGGGCTCATTCGCCTCGGAACCAGCACGGAGGTAATAAGCGACGCGGCGGTCGACATCAGCGAGGGCGTCCTTCGGGATATCGACGTCCACCCGGTCGTCCAGCAGGCGGTTCAAGAGAGCGACGAGATCATTACGCGAGTCGAGGTCAAACCCGAGAGCGAACTCGACGGGACCGCTGTGGTCGCGGGCGTTCCCGACGTCGAGTCGACGATGTCGGTGATCGCGATTCGCCGTCCCGGTGACGGCTGGCTGTTGGTCGCGGACTCGGACGCCGAACTGCGCGGCGGCGACGTGCTCATCTCGAAAGGAACGCGGACGGCTGCGGACGCCTTCGACGCGCTCTCGACGGTCTGA